In one window of Clostridia bacterium DNA:
- a CDS encoding tRNA-dihydrouridine synthase family protein yields MNFYFAPMEGLTGYIYRNAHNVFFNNIDKYFSPFIVPNQSKSFKTKELNDVLPENNQGLVLIPQLLTNNAKDFMHTSKKIKHLGYNEINLNLGCPSGTVVSKNRGAGFLAKKEELDVFLEEIFSQSITKISIKTRIGKEQPEEFYDLIQIFNKYPIEELIIHPRIQKDFYKNKPNLGIFNEALVMSKNPVCYNGDIFTVKDCKEFSADFPGVDKLMLGRGLIANPGLIGDIKNNTKLEKDLLKEFHDKVYSDYKSILFGDRNVLFKMKDLWFYMILLFSNNAKYAKRIKKSERLSDYDEAVSSLFKEQDVVENYENNLFKVQ; encoded by the coding sequence ATGAATTTTTATTTCGCACCTATGGAGGGTTTGACAGGGTACATTTATAGAAATGCCCATAATGTTTTTTTCAATAATATAGATAAGTATTTTTCTCCTTTTATTGTTCCAAATCAAAGTAAAAGTTTTAAAACTAAAGAATTAAATGATGTTTTGCCTGAAAATAATCAGGGGCTAGTTTTGATTCCACAATTACTGACCAATAATGCAAAAGATTTTATGCATACTTCAAAGAAAATTAAGCATCTGGGATATAATGAGATAAATTTAAATTTGGGATGTCCCTCCGGTACCGTAGTTTCAAAAAATAGAGGGGCTGGATTTCTTGCAAAAAAAGAAGAGCTTGATGTATTTTTAGAAGAAATTTTTTCTCAATCCATAACTAAAATCTCAATCAAAACCAGAATAGGCAAAGAACAGCCTGAAGAATTTTATGATTTAATACAGATATTTAACAAATACCCAATAGAAGAGCTTATCATTCACCCTAGGATTCAAAAAGATTTTTATAAAAATAAGCCTAATCTAGGAATTTTTAATGAAGCCTTGGTGATGAGTAAAAATCCTGTTTGCTATAATGGTGATATTTTTACAGTCAAAGATTGCAAGGAGTTTTCCGCTGATTTCCCTGGCGTAGATAAGCTAATGCTAGGCAGGGGGTTAATTGCCAATCCTGGATTGATAGGTGATATCAAAAACAATACTAAACTCGAAAAAGATTTACTGAAAGAGTTCCATGACAAAGTATATAGCGACTATAAAAGCATACTTTTCGGAGATCGGAATGTCTTGTTTAAAATGAAGGATCTATGGTTTTATATGATTTTGCTGTTTTCTAACAATGCAAAATATGCAAAGAGAATTAAGAAGTCAGAAAGATTATCTGATTATGACGAAGCTGTATCTAGCTTATTCAAGGAACAGGACGTTGTAGAAAACTACGAAAACAATCTTTTTAAAGTTCAGTAG